In one Candidatus Eisenbacteria bacterium genomic region, the following are encoded:
- a CDS encoding methyltransferase domain-containing protein, giving the protein MHPSAAGDSDSGAVTPPQALASHGLAAWPAGAAILDVREADAFARGHLPGCGHVPAAELAERRGELPARHCELLIVADSAAIARAAAEQLAQFGYARLAWLDGAVSDPSHLAIDLGPAQRLWRPSPFLEAILPRLGRGRALDLAAGTGREAATLALHGFEVEAWDHDEGALSRARRLAASAGVAVTTRRVDLERRSVRLPASEFDVVTVFRFLHRPLFPRLEAALRPGGHLVYETFLEGQSRYGRPTHARFLLAPGELQRAFGTLEVLHYEETDPPGGPVLARLLARRPADLKANSSSAPLGAHPAPPDLA; this is encoded by the coding sequence ATGCACCCTTCTGCCGCTGGCGATTCCGACTCCGGGGCGGTCACGCCCCCGCAGGCACTCGCATCCCACGGCCTCGCCGCGTGGCCCGCGGGCGCGGCGATCCTGGATGTTCGCGAAGCCGACGCCTTCGCGCGCGGACATCTGCCGGGCTGCGGGCACGTCCCGGCCGCGGAACTCGCCGAGCGCCGCGGTGAACTTCCGGCGCGCCACTGCGAGCTGCTGATCGTCGCCGACTCCGCCGCGATCGCCCGCGCGGCCGCCGAACAGCTCGCCCAGTTCGGCTATGCGCGACTCGCATGGCTCGATGGCGCAGTCTCGGACCCTTCCCACCTCGCGATCGATCTCGGCCCCGCGCAGCGGCTGTGGCGCCCTTCGCCGTTTCTCGAAGCGATACTCCCCCGACTCGGACGCGGTCGGGCGCTCGATCTGGCGGCCGGCACGGGTCGCGAAGCCGCGACGCTGGCGCTGCATGGCTTCGAGGTCGAGGCGTGGGATCACGACGAGGGTGCTCTGAGCCGCGCGCGGCGGCTCGCGGCGAGCGCGGGGGTGGCGGTGACGACTCGGCGCGTCGATCTGGAGCGCCGCAGCGTACGGCTCCCGGCCTCCGAGTTCGACGTCGTGACGGTGTTTCGATTCCTGCATCGGCCGCTGTTTCCGCGGCTCGAGGCAGCGCTGCGTCCGGGCGGCCATCTGGTGTACGAGACGTTTCTCGAAGGGCAGTCGCGCTACGGTCGTCCGACCCACGCGCGTTTCCTGCTGGCTCCTGGCGAACTGCAGCGCGCGTTCGGAACGCTCGAGGTACTGCACTACGAAGAGACGGACCCGCCCGGCGGACCGGTCCTCGCACGACTGCTCGCGCGCCGGCCGGCGGACCTGA
- a CDS encoding GWxTD domain-containing protein — MFKFTVLLVLLLVVAGPATPARGASTGPSKPEQAQGLYELARADIALGKLPTRRRAMQRLERAARLDPARADIELELARLYQDMGFLKQARRRFQDLADRNPADLPARRGLAALWRRDYLKYLDTTSLDRALDHLAIVVRTDSTDADSWIVLSTLQIERGRADAARRSADAALRVAPRRADALLAAAQSAYRCGSAELADSLFELAIPRLVTSARSRFEDIAPLASAEDTMRMRALAPSLREDFRRRFWVDQDPDPTTTHNEAQLEYWSRVAQAYFIYFDHRRREWDQRGEVYVRYGAPARAIYNPVGSSNLLTIRDAGVSRTNGLFPVNSLRWEYPELGLSVTLEDRLLSEYYLNPIALHRDTDPAPDPDSLAAHPEQFGTAGGRGVFRVLPPGVRPLPVDAVVARFEGAERPRLMTLMSSPGTPADRAIATYVVFDSTRREVARASRALSPSACDPATLRDADFASELPPGEYSVAISVADGPAARGVRRETVKLVAADSTLSVSDVVVSCGPPQFDGARGVAPSVRLAANPSRRVPSGDPLVVYFEIYHLRPGRDGMSEVEVEYAVRSIERDRRVWIQRVLSPARRPPELLATRRESQRGEVRRQFVSVPLEELPAGRYRIDITVRDLVAGRAAVSGGEFVRTAP, encoded by the coding sequence GTGTTCAAATTCACGGTCCTGCTCGTGCTGCTTTTGGTGGTGGCCGGCCCCGCCACGCCCGCGCGGGGAGCCTCGACGGGGCCATCGAAGCCCGAACAGGCGCAGGGTCTCTACGAACTCGCGCGCGCGGACATCGCGCTCGGCAAGCTGCCCACCCGGCGCCGAGCGATGCAGCGACTCGAGCGCGCCGCGCGGCTCGATCCGGCGCGCGCCGACATCGAGCTCGAGCTGGCGCGTTTGTATCAGGACATGGGATTCCTCAAGCAGGCCCGGCGCCGCTTTCAGGATCTCGCCGATCGCAACCCCGCGGATCTTCCGGCGCGCCGCGGACTCGCGGCGCTGTGGCGGCGCGACTACCTCAAGTACCTCGACACCACTTCGCTGGATCGAGCGCTCGACCACCTCGCGATCGTGGTGCGAACCGACTCGACCGACGCCGACAGCTGGATCGTGCTCTCCACCCTTCAAATCGAGCGTGGACGCGCCGATGCGGCGCGACGCTCTGCGGACGCCGCATTGCGTGTCGCGCCGCGGCGTGCGGACGCGCTGCTGGCCGCGGCGCAGTCGGCGTATCGGTGCGGGTCGGCAGAGCTCGCGGACAGCCTGTTCGAGCTCGCGATTCCGCGTCTGGTGACGAGCGCTCGCTCGCGCTTCGAGGACATCGCGCCGCTCGCGTCGGCCGAGGACACCATGCGGATGCGCGCGCTCGCACCCTCGCTGCGCGAGGACTTCCGTCGCCGCTTCTGGGTCGATCAGGATCCTGATCCCACCACGACTCACAACGAAGCGCAGCTCGAATACTGGTCGCGCGTCGCTCAGGCCTACTTCATCTACTTCGACCATCGGCGTCGCGAATGGGATCAGCGCGGCGAGGTCTACGTGCGCTACGGCGCACCGGCCCGCGCCATCTACAATCCGGTCGGCAGCTCGAATCTGCTCACGATCCGGGATGCGGGTGTGAGCCGCACCAACGGACTCTTCCCGGTCAACTCATTGCGGTGGGAGTACCCCGAGCTGGGCCTGTCGGTCACCCTCGAGGATCGGCTGCTGAGCGAGTACTACCTCAATCCGATCGCGCTCCATCGCGACACCGATCCCGCTCCCGATCCTGACTCGCTGGCGGCCCATCCCGAGCAGTTCGGAACTGCCGGCGGTCGAGGCGTGTTCCGCGTCCTCCCACCGGGCGTGCGCCCGCTGCCCGTCGATGCGGTGGTCGCGCGTTTCGAAGGTGCGGAGCGACCGAGGCTGATGACGCTGATGTCGAGCCCCGGGACTCCCGCGGACCGCGCGATTGCGACGTACGTGGTGTTCGATTCGACGCGTCGTGAGGTCGCGCGCGCCAGCCGCGCACTCTCGCCCTCGGCGTGCGATCCCGCCACGCTGCGCGACGCCGACTTCGCCTCGGAGCTGCCGCCCGGCGAGTACTCGGTCGCGATCTCGGTCGCCGACGGGCCCGCGGCGCGCGGTGTGCGCCGCGAAACCGTGAAGCTCGTCGCCGCCGATTCGACGTTGTCGGTCAGTGATGTGGTGGTGTCGTGCGGGCCGCCGCAATTCGACGGTGCCCGAGGTGTTGCGCCGAGCGTGCGGCTGGCGGCCAACCCGAGTCGCCGGGTGCCGAGCGGCGATCCGCTCGTGGTGTACTTCGAGATCTATCACCTGCGCCCGGGGCGCGATGGAATGTCCGAGGTCGAGGTCGAATACGCGGTCCGCTCGATCGAGCGCGATCGCCGGGTGTGGATCCAGCGCGTGCTCTCGCCGGCCCGCCGTCCGCCGGAGCTGCTCGCCACCCGTCGCGAGAGTCAGCGGGGCGAGGTGCGGCGCCAGTTCGTGAGCGTGCCGCTCGAAGAGCTGCCGGCGGGGCGCTATCGCATCGACATCACAGTTCGGGACCTGGTCGCGGGCCGGGCGGCCGTCAGCGGTGGCGAGTTCGTGCGAACGGCTCCGTGA
- a CDS encoding ATP-dependent helicase: protein MTPSPSDTAANLEPMLQGLNPEQREAVTHEAGPLLIVAGAGTGKTQVITRRIAWLIGTKRARPEEVLALTFADKAASEMETRVDELVPYGFVGATISTFHAFCDRLVREHAIEIGLTSQLRVGTRADLLVFLRERLFELGLDRYLPLGEPDRHLDALLTVFDRARDEDVSPERYLAFAESLAAAASGDPVLTDRAAMELEKAHAYGAYQRLLFEHGRVDFGAQIALALRLLRERPHLAREVQERFRHVLVDEFQDTNHVQFEILKLLVGRRRNLTVVGDDDQSIYRFRGAKIENLLGFLEVYPDARVTVLRRNYRSGQRILDLSHRMVRFNDPERLEAKDPARFAKGLIAERGLEGEVEYRAFESGSDEADAVADDIARGLAEGRGAGEFAVLARTHAQLDPVAQALRARGVRFRRTNQRGLYERAEVKLCLNALRLLADPDDGPAAFGVLADPLFGVTPDDLLRLTARAHRTNLSLRAVAERASADLSAGLSADSVEGIRRAVELLQRLAAEATRRPTSEVLYRFVTESGLLGQLSAEDSAEATEKVQNLNRLFTIVTRVGPLLKSDRVTYFMRHLDLLIDAGDDPQAAVVDSDDQSVALLTAHNAKGLEYPIVYMVQLVEGRFPLQLRGDPLPFPPELHRGGEPRAEHLREERRLFYVAMTRARDRLVMSHAADYGGKRLRKASGFLLEALELPAPPKPARRASAGESIARHAPAAEAPASPSGLEPLADDAPLALSNQRIDDYVSCPLKYRYAHVVQVPLASDPTFMYGTAIHHAIRVFLQHRIRGMPISATDVLKTFEEAWSSEGFYSREHEERRLAEGREALRRFVTRELATGHKPLASELEFRFKVSEHDQVSGRWDRIDEAADGIVLVDYKTSAVDDPDSAKSRASESLREEQLGLYALAYHETRGVMPARAQLHFIGSGIVGEARVELKHLESARERIRAAAAGIRRADFTPSPEPRRCTYCPYHRFCPHSAALGLR from the coding sequence GTGACGCCCAGCCCTTCCGACACCGCCGCGAATCTGGAGCCGATGCTGCAGGGGCTCAATCCCGAGCAGCGCGAAGCGGTCACGCACGAGGCGGGGCCGCTGCTGATCGTGGCCGGCGCCGGCACCGGCAAGACCCAGGTCATCACCCGGCGCATCGCGTGGTTGATCGGCACCAAACGCGCGCGCCCCGAGGAAGTCCTGGCGCTCACTTTCGCCGACAAGGCCGCGAGCGAAATGGAGACACGCGTCGATGAGCTGGTGCCCTACGGCTTCGTCGGCGCGACGATCTCGACGTTCCATGCGTTCTGCGATCGTCTGGTGCGCGAACACGCGATCGAGATCGGTCTCACTTCACAATTGCGAGTCGGCACCCGCGCCGATCTGCTCGTGTTCCTCCGCGAGCGGCTGTTCGAGCTCGGACTCGACCGCTACCTGCCGCTCGGCGAGCCCGATCGGCACCTCGACGCCCTGCTCACCGTGTTCGATCGCGCGCGCGACGAAGACGTTTCGCCCGAGCGCTACCTGGCATTCGCCGAGTCGCTCGCCGCCGCCGCCTCAGGCGATCCGGTGCTGACCGATCGCGCCGCGATGGAGCTCGAGAAGGCGCATGCGTATGGCGCCTACCAGCGGCTGCTGTTCGAGCACGGCCGCGTGGACTTCGGGGCGCAGATCGCGCTGGCCCTGCGACTGCTGCGCGAGCGTCCGCACCTCGCGCGCGAGGTGCAGGAGCGTTTCCGTCACGTGCTGGTGGACGAGTTCCAGGACACGAATCACGTGCAGTTCGAAATCCTCAAGCTGCTGGTGGGCCGGCGACGGAATCTGACCGTGGTGGGCGACGACGACCAGAGCATCTACCGGTTCCGCGGCGCCAAGATCGAGAACCTGCTGGGCTTTCTCGAGGTCTACCCCGACGCGCGAGTCACGGTGCTGCGACGCAACTACCGCTCCGGACAACGCATCCTGGACCTCTCGCATCGCATGGTGCGGTTCAACGATCCCGAGCGGCTCGAGGCGAAGGACCCGGCACGGTTCGCGAAGGGACTCATCGCCGAGCGCGGGCTCGAGGGCGAAGTCGAGTATCGCGCATTCGAGTCCGGCAGCGACGAGGCCGACGCCGTCGCCGACGACATCGCGCGCGGCCTCGCCGAAGGCCGCGGTGCAGGCGAGTTCGCCGTGCTCGCCCGCACCCACGCGCAGCTGGATCCGGTCGCACAGGCGTTGCGCGCACGCGGAGTGCGTTTCCGGCGCACGAACCAGCGCGGGCTCTACGAACGCGCCGAGGTCAAGCTGTGCCTGAATGCATTGCGGCTGCTGGCCGATCCGGACGACGGACCGGCGGCGTTCGGAGTGCTCGCCGATCCGCTGTTCGGCGTGACGCCGGACGACCTGCTGCGCCTCACCGCGCGTGCGCATCGCACCAACCTCTCGCTTCGTGCGGTTGCGGAGCGCGCCTCGGCCGACCTCTCGGCGGGCCTCTCGGCCGATTCAGTCGAGGGCATTCGACGCGCGGTGGAGCTTCTGCAACGCCTCGCAGCCGAAGCGACCCGCCGCCCGACGTCAGAGGTCTTGTACCGCTTCGTGACCGAGAGCGGACTGCTCGGCCAGCTGTCGGCCGAGGACAGCGCCGAGGCGACCGAGAAGGTCCAGAACCTGAATCGACTCTTCACGATCGTGACCCGTGTGGGTCCGCTGCTCAAGAGCGACCGCGTCACCTACTTCATGCGCCACCTCGATCTGCTGATCGATGCCGGGGACGATCCGCAGGCCGCGGTCGTCGATTCGGACGATCAGTCGGTGGCGCTGCTGACTGCACACAACGCGAAAGGGCTCGAGTACCCGATCGTCTACATGGTGCAGCTGGTGGAGGGCCGCTTCCCGCTGCAGCTGCGCGGCGATCCGCTTCCGTTCCCGCCCGAGCTGCATCGCGGCGGCGAACCGCGCGCGGAACACCTTCGCGAAGAGCGTCGGCTGTTCTACGTCGCCATGACGCGCGCGCGCGATCGGCTGGTGATGTCGCATGCCGCCGACTACGGCGGCAAGCGGTTGCGCAAGGCGAGCGGCTTCCTGCTCGAAGCACTCGAACTGCCCGCTCCCCCGAAACCCGCGCGACGCGCCTCGGCGGGTGAATCGATTGCGCGCCACGCGCCGGCCGCCGAGGCACCCGCATCACCGTCGGGCCTCGAGCCGCTCGCCGACGACGCACCGCTCGCGCTCTCGAATCAGCGAATCGACGACTACGTTTCGTGTCCGCTCAAGTACCGATACGCCCACGTGGTGCAGGTGCCGCTCGCGAGCGACCCCACGTTCATGTACGGCACCGCGATCCATCACGCGATCCGGGTGTTCCTCCAGCACCGGATCCGCGGCATGCCGATTTCGGCGACGGATGTGCTGAAGACCTTCGAGGAGGCGTGGTCGAGCGAGGGATTCTACTCGCGCGAGCACGAGGAGCGACGGCTCGCCGAGGGCCGCGAAGCGTTGCGGCGCTTCGTCACGCGCGAACTGGCGACCGGGCACAAGCCGCTCGCCAGCGAGCTCGAGTTCCGCTTCAAGGTCTCCGAGCACGACCAGGTGTCGGGACGCTGGGACCGCATCGACGAAGCCGCGGACGGCATCGTGCTCGTCGATTACAAGACCTCCGCAGTCGACGACCCGGATTCGGCGAAGTCGCGGGCGAGCGAGAGCCTTCGAGAGGAGCAGCTCGGACTCTACGCGCTGGCGTATCACGAGACGCGCGGCGTGATGCCGGCGCGCGCGCAGCTGCACTTCATCGGCAGCGGCATCGTCGGAGAGGCGCGCGTCGAACTCAAGCACCTCGAGTCGGCACGCGAGCGGATTCGCGCTGCGGCGGCCGGCATCCGCCGCGCCGACTTCACCCCCAGTCCGGAGCCGCGGCGCTGCACCTATTGCCCGTATCACCGCTTCTGCCCTCACAGCGCAGCGCTGGGTCTGCGATGA
- a CDS encoding inositol monophosphatase: protein MSDAAAREAIELRDAATEMAREAGALLREGHGRLHAPERKGRIDLVTEYDRRSEALLLERIHARFPDHAVLAEESGAHAGSRVRWILDPLDGTTNFAHNYPFFAVSIGVEVDGEVVAGVIHDPIRDETFAAARGAGATRNASPIRVSAIASLEDALLVTGFPYDVREHPERHLPAFRAFLMRAQGVRRDGSAALNLAYLACGRFDGFWEGSLSPWDMAAGVLLVREAGGVVTRYDGSAFELAGRQLLGANAALHAEMRRVLAELASAAN from the coding sequence ATGAGCGACGCGGCGGCGCGCGAAGCGATCGAGCTGAGGGACGCGGCGACCGAGATGGCGCGCGAGGCCGGCGCTCTGCTGCGCGAAGGCCATGGCCGCCTCCACGCCCCGGAGCGCAAGGGCCGCATCGACCTCGTGACCGAGTACGACCGCCGCTCCGAGGCCTTGCTGCTCGAGCGCATTCACGCGCGCTTTCCGGATCACGCGGTACTGGCCGAGGAGTCGGGTGCGCACGCCGGATCACGGGTGCGCTGGATCCTCGACCCGCTCGACGGCACCACGAACTTCGCGCACAACTACCCGTTCTTCGCGGTCTCGATCGGCGTCGAGGTCGATGGCGAGGTGGTGGCTGGCGTCATTCACGATCCGATACGCGACGAGACTTTTGCCGCTGCGCGCGGCGCGGGAGCTACCCGGAACGCATCGCCGATCCGGGTTTCGGCGATCGCCTCACTCGAAGACGCGCTGCTGGTGACGGGTTTTCCGTACGACGTGCGTGAGCATCCGGAACGACACCTGCCCGCCTTCCGAGCGTTTCTCATGCGCGCGCAGGGCGTGCGGCGGGACGGCTCGGCGGCGCTCAACCTGGCGTATCTGGCGTGCGGACGGTTCGACGGCTTCTGGGAAGGCAGCCTCTCGCCGTGGGACATGGCGGCCGGCGTGCTGCTGGTGCGCGAGGCCGGCGGCGTCGTGACGCGCTACGACGGCAGCGCTTTCGAGCTGGCCGGGCGCCAGCTGCTGGGCGCGAATGCGGCACTTCACGCCGAGATGAGACGGGTGCTGGCGGAACTCGCGAGCGCGGCGAACTAG
- a CDS encoding response regulator, whose translation MSNARPRILVVDDEADLVAVLRFGLEAEGFDVCEAGDGEAGLKAAREQKPDLMLLDLMLPKLDGYKVCRALKFDERYRALPIIILSARSGQQDRELALTMGADAYVTKPYDMRALIQRIREMLAQQRRSAA comes from the coding sequence ATGTCCAACGCACGCCCGCGCATTCTGGTCGTCGATGATGAAGCAGATCTGGTCGCCGTGCTTCGGTTTGGGCTCGAGGCCGAGGGCTTCGACGTGTGCGAAGCCGGGGACGGAGAGGCCGGACTGAAGGCCGCGCGCGAGCAGAAGCCGGACCTGATGCTTCTCGACCTGATGCTGCCGAAGCTCGACGGCTACAAGGTGTGCCGCGCACTCAAGTTCGATGAGCGTTACCGCGCATTGCCGATCATCATCCTGAGCGCACGATCGGGACAGCAGGATCGCGAGCTGGCGCTCACGATGGGGGCCGACGCTTACGTGACCAAGCCGTACGACATGCGCGCATTGATCCAGCGCATTCGCGAGATGCTCGCCCAGCAGCGCCGCAGCGCCGCCTGA